The following proteins are co-located in the Bacteroidia bacterium genome:
- a CDS encoding OmpA family protein produces the protein MNKYRWAISSIFLLISVLNLFSQSKNQVDISNSNDCIYAKRIKGIGVFSTTNAPCGYGHILEFSNNSKNSLYYIEKEHNTVWYKFKNTEDAELAFDIIPLQKTDDYDFMLFLCNDSNSCEDIRTKKIKPIRTNISRNDSVYLGKTGLSFSSDIDYVHSGPGKHYSSPIKVKPGDWIYLVVDNVYENGKGHKIQFRYFKQYEINGKTVDQITNKPIEAVVLWEDKEGKTLAKVKSDSITGEYSMLVPVEYKSTDPQYILSFVSKSNYFFSDTLIHAKKLIEKKQLSFIGKLFKIIKGKSYKINNMNFSGGSDQLLSSAKPSLEKLLRILKSNNNLKISIEGHVNDPLGDYLNDDQSLSERRAKAVFNYLVKKGINPNRMQTIGFGSKNMLHPINPTEYEQQLNRRVEIRVIEN, from the coding sequence GTATTTATGCAAAGAGAATTAAAGGTATTGGTGTGTTTAGTACTACTAATGCACCTTGTGGATATGGTCATATACTTGAATTCTCAAATAATTCTAAAAACAGTTTATACTATATTGAGAAAGAACATAACACTGTTTGGTATAAATTTAAAAATACCGAAGATGCCGAACTGGCTTTTGATATTATTCCATTACAGAAAACTGATGATTATGATTTCATGTTATTTCTTTGTAATGATTCCAATTCATGTGAGGATATCAGAACAAAGAAAATTAAACCTATAAGAACAAATATCTCAAGAAATGATTCTGTTTATTTGGGTAAAACAGGATTGTCATTTTCATCTGACATTGATTATGTTCATTCAGGACCTGGTAAACATTACAGTTCGCCGATAAAAGTAAAACCCGGTGATTGGATTTATTTAGTTGTAGATAATGTTTATGAGAATGGAAAAGGACATAAAATTCAGTTTAGGTATTTCAAACAATATGAAATAAATGGTAAAACCGTTGATCAAATTACAAACAAACCTATTGAAGCTGTTGTACTATGGGAAGATAAAGAAGGTAAAACTCTTGCTAAAGTAAAATCTGATTCTATTACAGGCGAGTATAGTATGCTTGTTCCTGTTGAATATAAATCTACTGATCCACAATATATTCTTTCTTTTGTTAGTAAATCTAATTATTTTTTCTCCGATACATTAATTCATGCGAAAAAACTTATTGAAAAGAAACAACTGTCTTTTATTGGTAAATTATTTAAAATAATTAAAGGAAAAAGTTATAAAATTAACAATATGAATTTCAGTGGTGGTTCTGATCAATTACTTTCAAGTGCAAAACCATCATTAGAAAAACTTTTAAGAATATTAAAATCAAATAATAATCTTAAAATAAGCATAGAGGGACATGTGAACGACCCATTAGGAGATTATCTGAATGACGACCAAAGTTTATCAGAAAGAAGAGCAAAAGCAGTTTTTAACTATCTTGTAAAAAAAGGAATTAACCCAAACAGAATGCAAACTATAGGTTTTGGGAGTAAAAACATGTTACACCCTATTAATCCTACAGAATACGAACAACAGCTAAACAGAAGGGTTGAAATAAGAGTGATTGAAAATTGA